AAATATTGGGGCTACCGTTCTGTAGAAAAGACTCCCATTGACTTGTATAAAATGGGATCCCCTAGAGATTTTGGAATTGCAGTCAAGGCTATGCTGCTGACCGAAAAATATATTATCACTTTATGCTGGCAAATGGAGAAGGCATAAAGGGAGAGATTAATAAAATGAAAAAGATCTATGTAGCCATAGGATTTAGTCCATTGAAGGAAGTTTATTTCGAATTATACGGGGATTATTCCCCTGGAGCAGAAGCAAATCCCACTGTATCCACCCTTCAAGCCTTTCTAGCTTATAAAAGGAAAAAGTTTACAGCAGGTTTACAGTATGGTTATCAGACACATTCAGGAGGCAAGGAAGATTTCAATCTTCAGGTGGCCTCGGGTTTTGTAGTTTTCTATCTGAAGGAGAAGGTCAATCTCTTTGCTCGGTTGGACAGAACGTTCCAGCCGAATCCATATGGTGAAGAGATAAGCTACGCTCCTTTTGACCCCACATCTCCCAGTACTGTTTTCCTGGCAGGACTTGACTTTAAAGTGGACTCTAATTTCAGTTTCATACCCAATATAGCCTATGACAATTATGATGACATATCTGCCAGCGATCTATATTTTAAATTCACAATGTATATCCGCTGGTAAAAGAGCTCGATTAAAGCAGATTAGTAATTGCTGGAACCCACGCTCACCGTGAGGTGAACCGGATACTTTGCCCAAAATAAATTACACGGTAGAAGTCACAGGTCCAAATCCTGTATCGCCCACTACTTATATCATTTAATATCAGCAGGATAGAAATCCCCATTATTTTTCTAACCCCCGATTTCGGTAAAAATTGGTTACTTTTATAGCCACAATCCTAGCCACACTACAAATTTGGACTGTTTCTATTTTTAGTGTTTTCAATCAGTTAGCCAAGAACAGAAGATAAAGTCAAACCTTCTTTAAGAAGGTAACACAATATCCAATGATAAACCAATTATTCAGATTGATTCGGTAGCTCATTTTTTCCTTCAGATTCTTATACCGAAACTCCAGAGGGTCCATTCCGGCTTTGTTTTCGAGGATATCGATTTGGGACTCTCTGACAAAAATGTTGGTATTATTGGAGGGCACACACCAGGTTCCGGCCCCGAAGGGATTTTTAAGTGGAGTTGCATCTCAATATGAGTTAGCAAATGTTTTTGGTTTGACTTTCGTTGCTGAGCATATTATTTTCAATGTGAGTGAGGAAGAGTAAAAGAGATGGATAAAGTAACGCGCTTTGGAGTATCCGTTGACACAGGCCTTTTAAGTCAATTTGATAAACTCATCGAGAAACTGGGTTACAAGAGCCGGTCAGAAGCTTTCCGGGATCTAATCAGAGAAAGACTGGTGTCCGAAGAATGGAAGGATGAGAAAGCAGAGACTGTGGGCATTCTCGCTCTGGTTTACAGCCATGATTCCAGGGAATTGACTGAAATTCTGACCAGCATCCAGCACAAGTATCTGGATACAATTGTCTCCTCGACTCACATCCATCTTGACCATCATAACTGTCTTGAAGTCATCGTATTGAAAGGACAAAGCAGACTGATTAAAGAGATCTCGGACAAGCTGCTGGCGACGAAGAATGTGAAGCATGGAAAACTGATCACCACGAC
The DNA window shown above is from bacterium and carries:
- the nikR gene encoding nickel-responsive transcriptional regulator NikR; protein product: MDKVTRFGVSVDTGLLSQFDKLIEKLGYKSRSEAFRDLIRERLVSEEWKDEKAETVGILALVYSHDSRELTEILTSIQHKYLDTIVSSTHIHLDHHNCLEVIVLKGQSRLIKEISDKLLATKNVKHGKLITTT